A genome region from Colwellia sp. Arc7-D includes the following:
- the prpC gene encoding 2-methylcitrate synthase produces the protein MTEKKLSGAGLRGQSAGETALCTVGKSGSGLTYCGYDIADLAENATFEEVAYLLFNGELPTEKALATYKADLLAMRDLPQALKEVLKLIPKEAHPMDVMRTGCSFLGNLEPENDFSEQNNAANRLLAAFPAIMCYWYKFSHEGVEIDCMSDEASLGGHFLRLLSGKSPSAQHERVMDVSLILYAEHEFNASTFTARVCASTLSDMYSCVTGAIGTLRGPLHGGANEAAMDMIEKFKSPADAKEQMAGMLARKEKIMGFGHAVYSTSDPRNVIIKAWSEKLAAENGDTSLYDISVACEEFMWDSKKLFCNADFFHASTYNYMDIPTKLFTPIFVCSRLTGWAAHVMEQRSNNRIIRPSADYIGAEPRKVQPIAQR, from the coding sequence ATGACAGAGAAAAAATTATCAGGTGCTGGATTACGTGGTCAAAGCGCAGGCGAAACAGCATTATGTACGGTAGGAAAATCAGGCTCGGGCTTAACCTACTGTGGTTACGATATTGCTGATCTAGCTGAAAATGCAACTTTTGAAGAAGTAGCTTACTTACTTTTCAATGGTGAGCTACCTACTGAAAAAGCCTTAGCGACATATAAAGCCGATTTACTTGCTATGCGTGACTTACCGCAAGCATTAAAAGAAGTACTTAAGCTTATTCCAAAAGAAGCTCATCCTATGGATGTTATGCGCACCGGTTGTTCATTTTTAGGTAATTTAGAGCCAGAAAATGATTTTAGCGAGCAAAATAACGCTGCTAACCGTTTACTCGCCGCTTTTCCTGCCATCATGTGTTATTGGTATAAGTTTTCACACGAAGGGGTAGAAATTGACTGTATGTCAGATGAAGCTTCTCTTGGTGGTCACTTTTTACGTTTATTAAGTGGTAAAAGTCCGTCAGCGCAGCATGAGCGCGTTATGGACGTGTCATTAATTCTATATGCTGAACATGAATTTAACGCTTCTACGTTTACGGCGCGCGTTTGTGCTTCAACGTTATCTGATATGTACTCATGTGTTACGGGTGCTATTGGTACTTTACGTGGACCACTGCATGGCGGCGCGAATGAAGCGGCAATGGACATGATTGAAAAATTTAAATCTCCTGCCGATGCAAAAGAACAAATGGCCGGGATGTTAGCGCGTAAAGAAAAAATAATGGGCTTTGGTCATGCAGTTTATAGTACGTCAGATCCACGTAACGTTATTATCAAAGCATGGTCTGAAAAGCTAGCCGCAGAAAACGGTGATACTTCTTTATATGATATTTCAGTCGCCTGTGAAGAGTTTATGTGGGACAGCAAAAAATTATTTTGTAATGCCGACTTCTTTCATGCCTCTACCTATAATTATATGGATATACCGACGAAATTGTTTACGCCAATATTTGTTTGCTCACGTTTAACAGGTTGGGCTGCTCATGTTATGGAACAACGTTCAAATAACCGTATTATTCGTCCTTCTGCGGATTATATTGGTGCCGAGCCACGTAAAGTTCAGCCAATTGCACAAAGGTAA
- the prpB gene encoding methylisocitrate lyase: protein MSTQLTPGAKFRRAIANNKPLQVVGAINAYCAMMAEELGHQAIYLSGGGVANASYGLPDLGMTSLNDVIADVQRITSASTLPLLVDIDTGWGGAFNIAKTIRDMEKAGAAAVHIEDQVAQKRCGHRPNKEIVSTQEMVDRIKAAVDARTDKDFFIMARTDAFAQEGLEAALERAKAYVAAGADGIFAEAVKTEEHYRAFTEALDVPVLANITEFGQTELWNKAELGEWGCAMVLYPLSAFRAMNKAAESVYKTLLNDGDQKAEIENMQTRMDLYDYLGYHDYEQKLDALFTEGKNK, encoded by the coding sequence ATGTCTACACAATTAACTCCCGGCGCTAAGTTTCGTCGTGCTATAGCGAACAATAAACCCTTACAAGTTGTCGGTGCTATTAATGCCTATTGTGCAATGATGGCTGAAGAATTAGGTCATCAAGCTATTTATTTGTCTGGTGGCGGTGTTGCTAACGCATCATATGGATTACCTGATTTAGGCATGACATCTCTTAATGATGTTATTGCTGATGTTCAACGTATTACTAGCGCGTCTACTCTACCTTTATTAGTTGATATAGATACTGGCTGGGGCGGCGCATTTAATATAGCCAAAACCATTCGGGATATGGAAAAAGCGGGAGCTGCTGCTGTTCATATTGAAGATCAAGTAGCACAAAAACGCTGTGGTCATCGTCCAAATAAAGAGATTGTTTCAACGCAAGAAATGGTGGATAGAATTAAAGCCGCTGTAGATGCACGTACAGATAAAGACTTTTTTATCATGGCAAGAACAGATGCATTTGCACAAGAAGGTTTAGAAGCAGCATTAGAGCGTGCAAAAGCTTATGTAGCAGCAGGTGCTGACGGTATTTTTGCTGAGGCAGTTAAAACCGAAGAACATTACCGTGCTTTTACTGAAGCACTTGATGTTCCCGTATTAGCGAATATTACCGAGTTTGGACAAACAGAGCTTTGGAATAAAGCCGAGTTAGGTGAGTGGGGATGTGCCATGGTGCTTTATCCTTTATCTGCTTTTAGAGCAATGAATAAGGCGGCAGAGTCGGTTTATAAAACGTTACTAAATGATGGTGACCAAAAAGCAGAGATAGAGAACATGCAAACACGCATGGATTTGTATGATTATTTGGGTTACCACGATTACGAACAAAAACTTGATGCCTTGTTTACTGAAGGTAAAAACAAGTAA
- a CDS encoding GntR family transcriptional regulator has product MALDNPTMQAAVTTADKVFEQMLHDIVEGNIEAGSKISEPELAKKFQISRSTLREALNRLEKCHLIERKANVGSRVVQCSISGLLEIYVVREALEGMACRQAAQNMTEDEITEMRAMLKQHASAKALRDGIAYYQEEGDLDFHYKVILGSHNQQLINILCGQLYHLVRMYRCQFGMNSPRATKAFDEHSRIIEAIADRDGELAEMLMRRHIAASRKNIENKIAQQQ; this is encoded by the coding sequence ATGGCTTTAGATAATCCAACAATGCAAGCGGCGGTGACCACTGCTGATAAAGTTTTCGAACAAATGTTGCATGATATTGTTGAGGGCAACATTGAAGCGGGTAGTAAAATTAGTGAGCCAGAGTTAGCCAAAAAATTTCAAATAAGTCGCTCAACCCTTCGTGAAGCCTTAAATCGTTTAGAAAAATGTCACTTAATTGAGCGTAAAGCCAATGTAGGCTCTCGCGTAGTGCAATGTTCAATTTCTGGTTTGCTAGAGATTTATGTTGTACGTGAAGCTTTAGAGGGCATGGCATGTCGACAAGCAGCACAAAACATGACAGAAGACGAAATTACTGAAATGAGAGCTATGCTTAAGCAACATGCAAGTGCAAAAGCCTTGCGTGACGGTATTGCTTATTATCAAGAGGAAGGGGATTTAGATTTTCACTATAAAGTGATACTCGGTAGTCATAATCAACAGTTAATCAATATATTATGTGGTCAGTTATATCACCTTGTTCGAATGTATCGTTGCCAGTTTGGTATGAACAGTCCGCGAGCAACTAAAGCGTTTGATGAACATTCCCGCATAATTGAAGCGATTGCCGATAGAGATGGCGAATTAGCCGAAATGCTAATGAGGCGTCATATTGCCGCTTCACGTAAAAATATTGAAAACAAAATTGCACAACAGCAATAG
- a CDS encoding spore maturation protein, whose amino-acid sequence MLNRIWSGFFFVAFISAMVQWLVFDHILIFEEIVNAIFTMSKVTVEIAIGLIGILSFWLGMMKIAEHAGIIDKLARFISPLFIRLMPEVPKGHPAIGSMTMNLSANFLGLDNAATPLGLKAMQDLQLLNPNKETASDAQILFLVLNTSAVTLFPVTVFVYRAQQGALNPTDVFVPILLATFASTLAGLFAVAFVQKIKLYQQVILLYLAAGIALIGGIVVYFSTLSAQLLAQQSSLMGNFLIFSTLIIFLLLALKRQVNVYDSFIEGAKQGFETSIKIIPYLLAMLCAIGVFRASGSLDFLVDAIRQLVLFFNGDTRFVDALPTAFMKPLSGSGARAMMVETMNTHGADSFAGRLASIVQGSTETTFYVLAVYFGSVGIRYSRHALACGLIADVAGITAAIGVCYWFFG is encoded by the coding sequence TTGTTAAATCGTATCTGGAGCGGATTTTTCTTTGTTGCCTTTATTTCTGCAATGGTGCAATGGCTAGTATTTGATCACATTTTAATTTTTGAAGAAATAGTTAACGCTATTTTTACTATGTCAAAAGTTACGGTTGAAATTGCCATTGGCTTGATTGGCATTTTAAGCTTTTGGCTTGGCATGATGAAAATAGCAGAGCATGCAGGAATAATTGACAAACTCGCACGGTTTATATCACCTTTATTTATACGCCTTATGCCTGAGGTACCCAAAGGACACCCGGCAATCGGGTCGATGACGATGAACTTGTCGGCAAACTTTTTAGGTTTAGATAACGCAGCAACGCCACTGGGTTTAAAGGCAATGCAAGACTTGCAGTTATTAAACCCTAATAAAGAAACAGCCAGTGATGCACAAATTCTCTTTTTAGTGCTCAACACATCAGCCGTAACTTTGTTTCCAGTGACGGTATTTGTTTACCGTGCGCAGCAAGGTGCACTTAATCCTACCGATGTTTTTGTACCTATTTTATTAGCGACTTTTGCCTCAACTCTTGCAGGGTTATTTGCTGTGGCCTTTGTACAAAAAATAAAATTATATCAACAGGTTATTTTACTGTATTTAGCGGCTGGTATTGCACTGATTGGCGGGATTGTTGTTTACTTTAGTACGTTGAGTGCTCAGTTGTTGGCCCAGCAATCTTCGCTCATGGGTAATTTTTTAATATTTAGTACGTTGATAATTTTTTTATTATTAGCCTTAAAACGTCAAGTTAATGTTTATGACAGTTTTATTGAAGGTGCAAAGCAGGGCTTTGAAACCAGTATAAAAATAATTCCTTACCTACTGGCTATGTTATGTGCAATTGGCGTATTTAGAGCGAGTGGTAGTTTAGATTTTTTAGTTGACGCTATACGACAGTTAGTTTTATTTTTTAATGGCGATACTCGCTTTGTTGATGCTTTACCTACTGCTTTTATGAAACCTTTAAGTGGCTCTGGCGCCCGTGCGATGATGGTAGAAACCATGAACACTCATGGAGCAGACTCGTTTGCGGGTCGATTAGCGTCAATTGTACAAGGGTCAACAGAGACAACCTTTTATGTTTTAGCGGTTTATTTTGGCTCTGTAGGTATTCGATATAGTCGTCATGCTTTAGCTTGTGGTTTAATTGCCGATGTTGCTGGCATAACCGCTGCCATTGGCGTTTGTTATTGGTTTTTTGGTTAA